A stretch of Haemophilus influenzae DNA encodes these proteins:
- the rpsP gene encoding 30S ribosomal protein S16, whose translation MVTIRLSRGGAKKRPFYQIVVADSRSPRDGRFIERVGFFNPIAQGNAERLRINLERVNHWVAQGASLSDRVASLVKEAQKAA comes from the coding sequence ATGGTAACCATTCGTTTATCTCGTGGCGGAGCTAAAAAACGCCCATTTTATCAAATCGTAGTCGCTGACAGTCGTTCACCTCGTGACGGTCGCTTCATTGAACGTGTAGGTTTCTTCAATCCAATTGCACAAGGTAATGCAGAACGTCTTCGCATTAATCTTGAGCGTGTAAATCACTGGGTTGCTCAAGGTGCTTCACTTTCTGATCGTGTTGCGAGCTTGGTAAAAGAAGCACAAAAAGCAGCATAA
- the prlC gene encoding oligopeptidase A, with protein sequence MSNPLLNIQALPPFSQIKPEHIQPAVEKLIQDCRNTIEQVLKQPHFTWENFILPLTETNDRLNRAWSPVSHLNSVKNSAELREAYQECLPLLSEYSTWVGQHKGLYNAYLALKNSAEFADYSIAQKKAIENSLRDFELSGIGLSEEKQQRYGEIVARLSELNSQFSNNVLDATMGWEKLIENEAELAGLPESALQAAQQSAESKGLKGYRFTLEIPSYLPVMTYCENRTLREEMYHAYATRASEQGPNAGKWDNSKVMEEILTLRVELAKLLGFNTYTELSLATKMAENPQQVLDFLDHLAERAKPQGEKELQELKNYCEKEFGVTELAPWDIGFYSEKQKQHLYAINDEELRPYFPENRVISGLFELIKRIFNIRAVERKGVDTWHKDVRFFDLIDENDQLRGSFYLDLYAREHKRGGAWMDDYIGRKRKLDGSIQTPVAYLTCNFNAPIGNKPALFTHNEVTTLFHEFGHGIHHMLTQIDVSDVAGINGVPWDAVELPSQFMENWCWEEEALAFISGHYETGEPLPKEKLTQLLKAKNFQAAMFILRQLEFGIFDFRLHHTFDAEKTNQILDTLKSVKSQVAVIKGVDWARAPHSFSHIFAGGYAAGYYSYLWAEVLSADAYSRFEEEGIFNPITGKSFLDEILTRGGSEEPMELFKRFRGREPQLDALLRHKGIMN encoded by the coding sequence ATGTCAAATCCATTACTTAACATTCAAGCCTTACCGCCATTTTCACAAATCAAGCCAGAACACATTCAACCAGCTGTTGAAAAATTAATTCAAGATTGTCGCAACACAATAGAACAAGTGTTAAAACAACCGCACTTTACTTGGGAAAATTTCATTTTGCCTTTAACGGAAACTAATGATCGGTTAAATCGTGCTTGGTCACCCGTTTCTCATCTCAATTCAGTAAAAAATAGTGCTGAATTACGTGAAGCCTATCAAGAGTGTTTACCTTTACTTTCTGAATACAGCACTTGGGTTGGGCAGCATAAAGGGCTTTATAATGCTTATTTAGCGTTAAAAAATAGTGCTGAATTTGCCGATTATTCTATTGCACAAAAGAAAGCCATTGAAAATTCACTGCGTGATTTTGAACTTTCAGGCATTGGGCTTTCCGAAGAGAAACAACAACGTTATGGCGAAATTGTGGCACGCTTATCGGAATTAAATTCACAATTTAGCAATAATGTATTAGATGCCACAATGGGTTGGGAAAAACTCATTGAAAATGAAGCAGAACTTGCTGGCTTACCTGAATCCGCACTACAGGCAGCACAACAATCTGCCGAAAGTAAAGGATTGAAAGGTTATCGTTTTACGTTAGAAATCCCAAGTTATTTGCCTGTGATGACTTACTGCGAAAATCGTACATTACGTGAAGAAATGTACCATGCTTATGCGACACGTGCCTCTGAACAAGGCCCTAATGCAGGCAAATGGGACAATAGTAAAGTTATGGAAGAAATTCTTACATTACGCGTGGAACTGGCGAAATTACTCGGTTTTAATACTTACACCGAACTTTCACTTGCCACCAAAATGGCAGAAAATCCACAACAAGTGCTTGATTTCTTAGATCATCTTGCCGAACGTGCAAAACCACAAGGCGAAAAAGAACTGCAAGAATTGAAAAATTACTGCGAAAAAGAATTTGGTGTCACGGAACTTGCACCTTGGGATATTGGTTTTTACAGCGAAAAACAAAAACAACATTTATACGCCATTAATGATGAAGAACTTCGCCCATATTTTCCTGAAAATCGCGTGATTTCGGGATTGTTTGAATTAATTAAACGCATTTTTAATATTCGTGCAGTTGAACGCAAAGGCGTGGATACTTGGCATAAAGATGTGCGCTTCTTTGATTTAATTGATGAAAATGATCAACTCCGTGGCAGTTTCTATCTTGATTTATATGCACGCGAACACAAACGTGGTGGTGCATGGATGGATGACTATATCGGACGTAAGCGTAAACTAGATGGCAGCATTCAAACGCCAGTGGCTTATTTAACCTGTAACTTCAATGCACCGATAGGGAATAAACCAGCGTTATTTACTCACAATGAAGTCACCACGCTATTCCACGAATTTGGGCACGGAATCCATCATATGCTCACGCAAATTGATGTATCCGATGTGGCGGGTATAAATGGCGTGCCTTGGGATGCTGTGGAATTACCAAGTCAATTTATGGAAAACTGGTGCTGGGAAGAAGAGGCTTTGGCGTTTATTTCAGGACATTACGAAACAGGCGAGCCGTTGCCAAAAGAAAAACTCACGCAATTATTAAAAGCGAAAAATTTCCAAGCTGCGATGTTTATCTTACGTCAGCTTGAATTTGGTATTTTTGATTTCCGTTTACATCACACCTTTGATGCGGAAAAAACCAATCAAATTTTGGATACACTTAAATCAGTGAAATCACAAGTTGCCGTCATAAAAGGCGTAGATTGGGCAAGAGCGCCACACAGCTTCAGCCATATTTTTGCAGGGGGCTACGCCGCAGGTTATTACAGCTATTTATGGGCTGAAGTCTTATCGGCTGATGCTTATTCTCGCTTTGAAGAAGAAGGTATTTTCAACCCAATCACCGGCAAATCATTCTTAGATGAAATTCTCACGCGTGGAGGCTCAGAAGAACCAATGGAACTCTTCAAACGCTTCCGTGGTCGTGAACCGCAATTAGATGCACTATTAAGACATAAAGGAATTATGAACTAA
- a CDS encoding Dam family site-specific DNA-(adenine-N6)-methyltransferase, translating to MLRPKKQSLKPKLKHRPFLKWAGGKFRLTDEINKAFPNKKNCLIEPFVGAGAIFLNSNFERYILADINPDLINLFNIVKENVEGYIEDCKPIFFADDANTPDYYYAKRRQFNASTDPFERSIIFLYLNRFGFNGLCRYNSKNEFNVPFGAYKTHYFPEDELRYFAHKAQSAVFLCCDFQKTFEFADKDSVIYCDPPYAPLQQETNFTGYAGNEFGLVQQRALADLAKSIQKEKQISILISNHDTKFTREIYNGAKFKRVKVQRSISQNPEKRVKVKELIAIFGARK from the coding sequence ATGTTACGTCCGAAAAAACAATCTTTAAAACCTAAGTTAAAACACCGTCCATTTTTAAAATGGGCGGGGGGAAAATTTCGTTTAACGGACGAGATAAATAAAGCCTTTCCAAACAAAAAAAACTGCTTAATTGAGCCATTTGTGGGTGCTGGAGCGATATTTCTGAATTCTAATTTTGAACGCTATATTTTGGCAGATATCAACCCTGATTTAATCAATCTATTCAATATTGTTAAAGAAAATGTAGAGGGTTATATTGAAGATTGTAAGCCGATTTTCTTCGCTGATGATGCCAATACACCCGATTATTACTATGCTAAACGTCGCCAATTCAATGCATCAACAGATCCTTTCGAACGTTCGATTATTTTTTTATATTTGAACCGTTTTGGGTTTAACGGATTATGCCGTTATAACAGCAAGAATGAATTTAATGTGCCTTTTGGAGCTTACAAAACTCATTATTTTCCAGAAGATGAATTACGTTATTTCGCTCATAAAGCGCAAAGTGCGGTATTTTTATGCTGTGATTTTCAAAAAACTTTTGAATTTGCCGATAAGGATTCGGTGATTTATTGTGATCCACCTTATGCTCCGCTACAACAAGAGACTAATTTTACTGGTTATGCAGGGAATGAGTTTGGACTAGTGCAGCAACGTGCTTTGGCAGATTTAGCGAAATCTATACAAAAAGAAAAACAAATTTCGATATTGATCTCGAATCACGATACTAAATTTACGCGTGAAATTTATAACGGTGCTAAATTTAAACGGGTAAAAGTCCAACGTTCTATTAGCCAAAACCCAGAAAAACGCGTAAAAGTGAAAGAATTGATTGCGATATTTGGTGCTCGTAAATAA
- the aroK gene encoding shikimate kinase AroK produces MAEKRNIFLVGPMGAGKSTIGRQLAQQLNMDFIDSDAVIEERTGADISWIFDLEGEDGFRKREERIINELTQMQGIVLSTGGGAVLSKENRNYLSARGIVIYLETTVEKQFQRTQRDKKRPLLQDAENPRQVLEDLAKIRNPLYEEIADITLPTDEQNAKVMVNQIVDLIDNMNGLNGAL; encoded by the coding sequence ATGGCGGAAAAACGTAATATTTTTTTAGTAGGACCAATGGGTGCAGGTAAAAGTACTATCGGTCGTCAATTAGCACAACAGCTTAATATGGATTTTATTGATTCCGATGCAGTGATTGAAGAACGTACGGGCGCGGATATTAGCTGGATTTTTGATTTGGAAGGCGAAGACGGCTTCCGAAAACGTGAAGAACGCATTATTAACGAACTCACACAAATGCAAGGTATTGTACTTTCAACTGGTGGGGGAGCAGTGCTTTCTAAGGAAAACCGTAATTATTTATCAGCACGTGGTATTGTAATTTATTTAGAAACAACGGTGGAAAAACAATTCCAACGCACTCAACGTGATAAAAAACGTCCATTGCTCCAAGATGCAGAGAATCCTCGTCAAGTATTGGAAGATTTAGCAAAAATTCGCAATCCGCTTTATGAAGAAATTGCGGACATCACTTTGCCAACTGATGAACAAAATGCCAAAGTAATGGTAAATCAAATTGTTGATTTAATTGATAATATGAATGGATTAAATGGTGCGCTTTAA
- the rimM gene encoding ribosome maturation factor RimM (Essential for efficient processing of 16S rRNA) yields MEQQHIEVVGKLGSTYGIRGWLRIYSSTEQAESIFDYQPWFLKIKGEWQSIELENWRYHNHEIIVKLKGVDDRETAQILANVEIGVDLSVFPELEEGDYYWHDLIGCTVVNLEGYTMGTVTEMMETGSNDVLVVKANTKDAFGKQERLIPFLYEQVVKRVDLTTKTIEVDWDAGF; encoded by the coding sequence ATGGAACAACAACATATTGAAGTTGTGGGCAAATTAGGCTCAACCTACGGTATTCGTGGGTGGTTGCGTATTTATTCATCAACAGAACAAGCTGAAAGCATTTTTGATTATCAACCTTGGTTTTTAAAAATCAAAGGTGAATGGCAATCAATTGAATTAGAAAACTGGCGTTATCATAATCACGAAATCATCGTTAAATTAAAAGGCGTTGATGACCGTGAAACTGCACAAATTTTAGCGAATGTTGAAATTGGTGTAGATTTATCTGTTTTCCCAGAACTAGAAGAGGGCGATTATTACTGGCACGATTTAATCGGTTGTACAGTCGTAAACTTAGAAGGTTATACAATGGGAACAGTAACAGAAATGATGGAAACGGGTTCTAATGATGTATTAGTGGTTAAAGCCAATACCAAAGATGCTTTTGGAAAACAAGAGCGGTTAATTCCGTTTTTGTATGAACAAGTAGTTAAAAGAGTCGATCTCACCACAAAAACAATTGAAGTGGATTGGGACGCTGGTTTCTAA
- a CDS encoding phosphatase PAP2 family protein, giving the protein MFKRLSLYTLLLCLVPFFIWGISYQWHGNSQLTQADYWLYLLTETGSVPYALITCVLFTLLFAFLFKNPKQWLLGVIVMGISVIATQAAKTGAKALFEEPRPFTVYLAEQTHSTPENFYKNDRTLRAEIAKNFYSMDAITPAWLVHHYENETGYSFPSGHTIFAATWLMLAVGFTQLLGNRSFKAKLLVVGIAVWGLLMLISRVRLGMHYPIDLLVATLLAWLINGIIFAFLKKKAIFVMK; this is encoded by the coding sequence ATGTTCAAAAGGCTGTCATTATATACGTTATTACTTTGTCTTGTACCATTTTTTATTTGGGGTATTTCCTATCAATGGCATGGTAATAGCCAATTAACTCAAGCTGATTATTGGCTTTATTTGCTCACTGAAACGGGTAGCGTACCTTATGCGTTGATTACCTGTGTGTTATTTACGCTTTTGTTTGCGTTTTTATTTAAAAATCCAAAACAATGGCTATTAGGCGTAATTGTGATGGGGATTTCAGTTATTGCAACTCAAGCGGCAAAAACAGGGGCAAAAGCATTATTTGAAGAACCTCGTCCGTTTACCGTTTATCTAGCTGAGCAAACTCATTCAACGCCTGAAAACTTTTATAAAAATGACCGCACTTTGCGTGCTGAAATAGCTAAGAATTTTTATTCGATGGATGCTATCACACCAGCTTGGTTAGTTCATCATTATGAGAATGAAACGGGGTATTCGTTCCCTTCTGGACATACGATTTTTGCGGCAACTTGGCTAATGCTTGCTGTTGGCTTTACCCAATTATTGGGTAACCGTTCTTTTAAAGCAAAATTGCTGGTGGTGGGTATTGCAGTGTGGGGCTTATTGATGTTGATTAGCCGTGTGCGATTAGGCATGCATTACCCAATAGATTTATTGGTGGCGACATTACTGGCATGGTTGATTAATGGCATTATTTTTGCCTTTTTAAAGAAAAAGGCGATCTTCGTCATGAAATAG
- a CDS encoding peptide ABC transporter substrate-binding protein, producing MNNLFALCQRSAVIFSIIFTMMACDKLDSPKPISPQVETPKNPQLESNRVELKRGVYGDLTLQPWQAQSEEQTQLLRDLFEGLTAYDAQGNLVPAVAESWQTEDNKTWIFTLRENAKWSNGEPITASDFVQSWQTLSQSESPIKNYLAFMNLKNAKAVLEKTLAVESLGLFAENDRTLRIELDKASPYLPSMLAHVSLLPRYAKSTETFISNGAYQLQSQSENQHILIANPYYWAKEKVIFQQVKYQKIVADADLSDFDVVMNPKKVDQNIQDYPQLCTYFYEFNLSDPTLQKSAVRKAIVSMISTKNLVADIAHLHPNNTFLPKSMLGEQESVWEPVVAEQLFSQNQISETRPLKLRIRYDDSSLNQTIAMRLNHQLSQSDLLRVENQGMSWQELQTARTKGDFQLIRSGWCADFNDPAAFLNLFYSKSPDNKNGYKNAEFDRLFESAMTTTSEKVRLENYAKLKGIVQQEHLVLPIFQYSTPVYLAPSIMGAQVNSVGAIYSKDLWRKVQSQ from the coding sequence ATGAATAATTTGTTCGCCTTGTGCCAACGAAGTGCGGTTATTTTTTCCATCATTTTTACGATGATGGCTTGTGATAAATTGGATAGTCCCAAGCCTATTTCGCCACAAGTTGAAACGCCAAAAAATCCTCAATTAGAGTCCAACCGTGTTGAATTAAAACGTGGTGTTTATGGCGATTTGACTTTGCAACCTTGGCAAGCACAAAGCGAAGAACAAACTCAATTATTACGAGATCTTTTTGAAGGATTAACAGCTTATGATGCTCAGGGCAATCTTGTTCCAGCTGTAGCAGAAAGTTGGCAAACTGAAGACAATAAAACTTGGATTTTCACTTTGCGTGAAAATGCTAAATGGTCAAATGGCGAGCCTATCACTGCATCAGATTTTGTACAATCTTGGCAAACACTTTCTCAATCTGAAAGCCCAATTAAAAATTATTTGGCTTTTATGAATCTGAAAAATGCGAAGGCAGTATTGGAGAAAACGCTAGCTGTTGAATCCCTTGGATTGTTTGCCGAAAATGACCGCACTTTACGCATTGAATTAGATAAAGCATCGCCATATTTACCTTCTATGCTGGCACATGTCAGTCTTTTGCCTCGCTATGCTAAATCGACTGAAACATTTATCAGCAATGGCGCATATCAGTTACAAAGTCAGTCTGAAAATCAGCATATTTTAATTGCCAATCCTTATTATTGGGCAAAAGAAAAAGTGATATTTCAACAAGTGAAGTATCAAAAAATTGTAGCAGATGCAGATTTGTCTGATTTTGATGTTGTAATGAATCCGAAAAAAGTCGATCAGAATATCCAAGATTATCCGCAACTTTGTACTTATTTTTACGAATTTAATCTTTCGGATCCAACATTGCAAAAAAGTGCGGTAAGAAAAGCGATTGTTTCGATGATTTCTACCAAGAATTTGGTTGCAGATATTGCTCATCTTCATCCTAACAATACTTTTTTGCCAAAATCGATGCTAGGTGAGCAAGAATCTGTTTGGGAGCCAGTTGTTGCAGAACAGCTCTTTTCCCAAAATCAAATTAGTGAAACTCGTCCATTGAAATTACGTATTCGTTATGATGATTCATCTCTGAATCAAACCATTGCAATGCGATTAAATCATCAATTATCACAATCTGATTTATTACGAGTTGAAAATCAAGGGATGAGCTGGCAAGAATTGCAAACCGCCCGCACAAAAGGCGATTTTCAATTAATTCGTTCTGGCTGGTGTGCTGATTTTAATGATCCTGCAGCATTTCTAAATTTATTCTATTCAAAAAGCCCAGATAACAAAAATGGCTATAAAAATGCGGAATTTGATCGTTTATTTGAAAGTGCAATGACGACGACATCCGAAAAAGTGCGGTTAGAAAATTACGCGAAATTAAAAGGGATAGTTCAACAAGAGCATTTAGTGTTACCTATTTTTCAATATAGTACGCCAGTTTATCTCGCGCCAAGTATAATGGGTGCACAAGTAAATTCTGTCGGTGCCATTTATAGTAAAGATTTGTGGAGAAAGGTTCAAAGTCAATAA
- the nadN gene encoding NAD nucleotidase, whose translation MLLSKKSATFALSTFAMLFTSVALAKEAPQAHKAVELSILHINDHHSYLEPHETRINLNGQQTKVDIGGFSAVNAKLNKLRKKYKNPLVLHAGDAITGTLYFTLFGGSADAAVMNAGNFHYFTLGNHEFDAGNEGLLKLLEPLKIPVLSANVIPDKSSILYNKWKPYDIFTVDGEKIAIIGLDTVNKTVNSSSPGKDVKFYDEIATAQIMANALKQQGINKIILLSHAGSEKNIEIAQKVNDIDVIVTGDSHYLYGNDELRSLKLPVIYEYPLEFKNPNGEPVFVMEGWAYSAVVGDLGVKFSPEGIASITRKIPHVLMSSHKLQVKNSEGKWAELTGDERKKALDTLKSMKSISLDDHDAKTDKLIAKYKSEKDRLAQEIVGVITGSAMPGGSANRIPNKAGSNPEGSIATRFIAETMYNELKTVDLTIQNAGGVRADILPGNVTFNDAYTFLPFGNTLYTYKMEGSLVKQVLEDAMQFALVDGSTGAFPYGAGIRYEANETPNAEGKRLVSVEVLNKQTQQWEPIDDNKRYLVGTNAYVAGGKDGYKTFGKLFNDPKYEGVDTYLPDAESFIKFMKKHPHFEAYTSSNVKFNASTDALPKK comes from the coding sequence ATGCTTTTATCCAAAAAATCAGCTACCTTTGCACTCAGTACATTTGCGATGCTTTTCACTAGTGTAGCTCTTGCCAAAGAGGCACCACAAGCTCACAAAGCTGTGGAATTAAGTATTTTGCACATCAATGATCACCATTCTTATTTAGAACCGCACGAAACACGGATTAATTTAAATGGTCAGCAAACCAAAGTGGATATTGGTGGTTTTTCTGCTGTCAATGCAAAACTTAACAAATTGCGTAAAAAATACAAAAATCCATTGGTACTGCATGCAGGCGATGCCATTACTGGTACGCTTTACTTCACGCTGTTTGGTGGTTCTGCAGATGCAGCTGTGATGAACGCAGGTAATTTTCATTATTTTACTTTAGGTAATCATGAATTTGACGCAGGTAATGAAGGGTTATTAAAACTGCTTGAACCATTAAAAATCCCTGTGCTTTCAGCTAATGTGATTCCTGATAAAAGTTCAATTTTGTATAACAAATGGAAACCTTACGATATTTTCACTGTGGATGGAGAAAAAATTGCCATTATCGGTTTAGATACCGTGAATAAAACAGTGAATTCCTCTTCTCCGGGTAAGGATGTGAAGTTTTATGATGAAATTGCTACTGCACAAATTATGGCAAATGCGCTAAAACAGCAAGGAATTAATAAAATTATCCTACTTTCACACGCAGGTAGTGAAAAAAATATCGAAATTGCTCAAAAAGTAAATGATATTGATGTGATCGTTACTGGCGATTCACATTATTTATACGGAAATGATGAATTACGTAGTTTAAAACTTCCAGTAATCTATGAATATCCACTTGAATTTAAAAATCCAAATGGAGAGCCTGTATTTGTAATGGAAGGCTGGGCTTATTCTGCCGTGGTGGGGGATTTAGGTGTTAAATTCAGTCCTGAAGGTATAGCGTCTATTACTCGTAAAATTCCTCACGTGTTAATGAGTTCTCATAAACTTCAAGTGAAAAATTCGGAAGGTAAATGGGCTGAATTAACTGGCGATGAACGTAAAAAAGCACTTGATACTTTAAAATCAATGAAAAGTATTTCACTTGATGATCACGATGCAAAAACCGATAAGCTTATTGCTAAATATAAAAGTGAAAAAGATCGCTTAGCACAAGAAATTGTGGGCGTTATCACTGGTTCTGCAATGCCAGGTGGTTCAGCAAACCGTATCCCAAATAAAGCAGGATCTAATCCAGAAGGTTCTATTGCAACGCGTTTTATTGCAGAAACAATGTATAACGAACTCAAAACAGTGGATTTAACTATTCAAAATGCTGGCGGTGTACGCGCAGATATTTTACCGGGCAATGTAACCTTTAACGATGCTTATACTTTCTTACCTTTCGGGAATACGTTATATACCTATAAAATGGAAGGTTCGTTAGTGAAACAAGTGCTTGAAGATGCGATGCAATTTGCTTTGGTTGATGGCTCTACAGGCGCATTCCCTTATGGTGCAGGTATTCGTTATGAAGCGAATGAAACACCAAATGCGGAAGGTAAACGTTTAGTGAGTGTTGAAGTCTTGAATAAACAAACCCAACAATGGGAACCGATTGATGATAACAAACGTTATCTTGTCGGAACAAATGCTTATGTTGCAGGCGGTAAAGACGGTTATAAAACCTTTGGTAAATTATTTAACGATCCAAAATATGAAGGCGTTGATACCTACTTGCCTGATGCAGAAAGTTTCATAAAATTTATGAAAAAACATCCGCACTTTGAGGCTTACACTTCATCAAATGTGAAATTTAATGCTTCAACTGATGCATTACCTAAAAAATAA
- the aroB gene encoding 3-dehydroquinate synthase, producing MLCVNVELQERRYPILIGSGLLQDERSYPIKRGDRVMIVTNPTVAQFYLDTVIYALEKRGCVVDHVLLPDGEKYKTLESLNLIFTALLQDNHGRDTTIIALGGGVIGDVAGFVAASYQRGVRLIQMPTTLLSQVDSSVGGKTAVNHELGKNMIGAFYQPSMVIIDTLTLNTLPKREVNAGLAEVIKYGAILDYEFFEWLEQHIDELVALHPEALQHCISRCCQIKADVVARDETEKGDRALLNLGHTFGHAIETHLGYGNWLHGEAVSTGMMMAAVLSEELGDISIADVSRLEKLLARANLPTVSPDTMQPEDYLPHMMRDKKVLSGKLRLVLLKSLGQAYVANDTDHTLVLNAIRRCTQTD from the coding sequence ATGTTGTGCGTCAATGTGGAATTGCAAGAGCGTCGCTATCCTATTTTAATTGGTAGCGGATTGTTACAAGATGAACGTAGTTACCCGATTAAACGTGGGGATCGCGTGATGATTGTAACGAATCCCACGGTTGCACAGTTTTATCTTGATACAGTCATCTATGCGTTGGAAAAACGTGGTTGCGTAGTCGATCATGTTTTATTGCCAGATGGCGAAAAATACAAAACACTTGAATCTTTAAACTTAATTTTCACCGCACTTTTGCAAGATAATCATGGGCGAGATACCACGATTATTGCATTGGGCGGCGGCGTAATTGGCGATGTTGCTGGCTTTGTGGCGGCAAGTTATCAGCGCGGTGTGCGTTTAATTCAAATGCCAACCACATTGCTTTCACAAGTGGATTCTTCAGTGGGCGGTAAAACGGCGGTTAATCATGAATTAGGCAAAAATATGATTGGCGCGTTCTATCAGCCATCAATGGTTATTATTGATACGCTCACGCTTAATACGCTTCCTAAACGTGAAGTAAACGCGGGGCTTGCCGAAGTTATCAAATATGGTGCCATTTTAGATTACGAATTTTTTGAATGGCTAGAGCAACATATTGATGAACTTGTCGCTTTGCATCCTGAGGCGCTTCAACATTGTATTTCTCGTTGTTGCCAAATTAAAGCAGATGTTGTTGCGAGAGATGAAACAGAAAAAGGCGATCGTGCATTGCTTAATCTTGGACATACTTTTGGACATGCCATTGAAACTCACTTAGGTTATGGAAACTGGCTTCATGGTGAAGCTGTTTCGACGGGAATGATGATGGCAGCGGTGCTTTCGGAAGAACTTGGAGATATTTCTATTGCAGATGTGTCTCGCCTTGAAAAATTACTTGCTCGTGCCAATTTGCCCACCGTATCACCGGATACGATGCAGCCAGAAGACTATTTACCGCATATGATGCGTGATAAAAAAGTTCTATCGGGTAAATTGCGTCTGGTGTTACTCAAATCTCTAGGCCAAGCTTATGTGGCGAATGATACCGATCATACCCTCGTGTTAAACGCAATTCGTCGTTGTACTCAAACGGATTAA
- the ribA gene encoding GTP cyclohydrolase II — protein MAKIQLVAQANLPTEYGIFKMVGFEFPDTKKEHVALVMGDISNADEPVLARIHSECLTGDALHSLKCDCGFQLATALKQIQEEGRGVLIYHREEGRGIGLINKIRAYSLQDKGMDTIEANLALGFKADERNFEVCADMFELLGVKKVRLMTNNPEKVETMKKAGINVVERVPLNVGENRYNTKYLDTKAKKMGHYIVHNNDEQHLMTCPHCQEEII, from the coding sequence ATGGCAAAAATTCAGCTAGTTGCGCAAGCCAATTTACCCACTGAATACGGTATTTTCAAAATGGTGGGATTTGAATTCCCAGATACAAAAAAAGAACATGTAGCCTTAGTGATGGGCGATATTTCTAATGCTGATGAACCTGTATTAGCACGTATCCATTCTGAATGTTTAACTGGCGATGCGCTTCACAGCTTAAAATGCGATTGTGGGTTCCAACTGGCGACAGCATTAAAACAAATTCAAGAAGAAGGTCGCGGAGTCTTAATTTATCATCGTGAAGAAGGTCGCGGAATTGGTTTGATTAATAAAATCCGTGCTTATTCTTTACAAGATAAAGGAATGGATACCATTGAAGCTAATCTTGCTTTAGGTTTCAAAGCGGATGAACGCAACTTTGAAGTCTGTGCCGATATGTTTGAGCTACTTGGTGTAAAAAAAGTTCGCTTAATGACCAACAACCCAGAAAAAGTAGAAACCATGAAAAAAGCAGGTATCAACGTGGTTGAACGAGTACCGCTTAATGTAGGCGAAAACCGCTACAACACAAAATATCTTGATACAAAAGCGAAAAAAATGGGGCATTACATTGTGCATAACAATGACGAACAACATTTAATGACCTGTCCACATTGCCAGGAAGAGATTATTTAA
- a CDS encoding YbaN family protein: protein MKIIYIILGFLSLAIGIIGIFLPLLPTTPFLLLTLFFFTKGSKRLEQWFLGTSIYQKHLKSFHENRSLKKNTKICILTFVTTMLLIGFYFTPSVIGRSVIVALICIKFWFFLFWIKTENE, encoded by the coding sequence ATGAAAATTATTTACATTATTTTAGGTTTTCTTTCACTTGCAATTGGCATCATTGGGATTTTCCTTCCTCTTTTGCCTACCACGCCTTTTTTATTACTTACTTTATTTTTCTTCACAAAAGGTTCAAAACGCTTAGAACAATGGTTTTTAGGCACAAGTATTTATCAAAAACATCTCAAGTCCTTTCATGAAAATCGATCATTAAAGAAAAATACCAAAATTTGTATTTTGACTTTTGTTACCACAATGCTACTAATTGGTTTTTATTTCACGCCAAGTGTAATAGGGCGTAGTGTTATTGTTGCGTTGATTTGTATTAAGTTTTGGTTCTTCTTATTTTGGATTAAAACCGAAAATGAATAA